In Mastacembelus armatus chromosome 5, fMasArm1.2, whole genome shotgun sequence, a single genomic region encodes these proteins:
- the LOC113130839 gene encoding transketolase-like → MEDYHKPDQQTVQVLRNIANRLRINSIKATTAAGSGYPTSCCSVAEIMSVLFFHTMKYRPEDPRNFNNDRFILSKGHAAPALYSMWVETGFLKESELLSLCQVDSTLEGHPTPKQQFVDVATGSLGQGLGVACGMAYTGKYFDKSSYRVYCLLGDGEMSEGAVWEAMSFASYYQLDNLLAIMDINRLGQSDPAPLQHHVEKYQKRCEAFGWHAITVDGHSVEELCKALSQPRHQPTAIIAKTIKGKGIPAAEDKLGWHAKPLSKDMAEMVIKDLQSRIISSSKHLYPPAPIEDSPPVSLRNIRMPSAPSYKAGEKIATRKAYGMALAKLGRYNERVVVLDGDTNNLTYSEIFKNEHPNRFIECYIAQQNMVSVAMGCAARDRNIVFASTLASLFTRAYDQLRMAAISESNINLCGSHCGLSTGEEGPSLMSLEDIAMIRALPTATIFYPSDGVSTEKAVELAAITKGVSYIRTSRQDNAIIYNSNEDFHVGQAKVVYQSKEDQVTVVAAGVTLHEALAAAEHLKKERISVRVIDPFTIKPLDVKTIIDHTRATRGRILTVEDHYYEGGLGEAVCSAMVNESGFNLHRLAVSHVPRSGKPHELLKIYGIDRDAIAQAIRKMLSSSTNAK, encoded by the exons ATGGAGGATTACCACAAACCTGACCAGCAGACAGTGCAGGTGCTGAGGAACATTGCCAACCGCCTCAGAATCAACTCCATCAAGGCAACGACTGCAGCGGGCAGCGG ATACCCCACATCATGCTGCAGTGTGGCAGAAATCATGTCTGTGCTTTTCTTCCACACCATGAAGTACCGCCCTGAAGACCCCAGGAACTTCAACAACGACCGTTTCATCTTGTCCAAG GGTCATGCGGCTCCAGCCCTTTACTCCATGTGGGTTGAAACAGGTTTCCTGAAGGAGAGCGAGCTGCTCAGCTTGTGCCAGGTTGACTCCACCCTGGAGGGCCACCCAACCCCT AAGCAGCAATTTGTTGACGTAGCCACTGGCTCCTTGGGACAGGGCCTTGGTGTAGCCTGTGGAATGGCTTACACTGGGAAATACTTTGACAAGTCCAG TTACCGTGTTTACTGCCTGCTTGGGGATGGCGAGATGTCTGAGGGTGCAGTCTGGGAGGCCATGTCATTTGCCTCCTACTACCAGCTTGACAACCTTTTGGCCATCATGGACATCAACCGCCTGGGCCAAAGTGACCCTGCACCCCTGCAGCATCATGTGGAGAAATACCAGAAACGCTGTGAAGCTTTTGG tTGGCACGCCATTACTGTGGATGGACACAGTGTGGAAGAGCTGTGCAAGGCATTGAGCCAGCCACGCCACCAACCCACTGCCATCATCGCTAAAACCATTAAGGGCAAAGGCATTCCAG CTGCAGAAGATAAGTTAGGCTGGCACGCTAAGCCTCTGTCCAAAGACATGGCTGAGATGGTTATAAAGGATCTGCAGAGCcgcatcatcagcagcagcaagcaCCTGTACCCACCTGCTCCCATAGAGGACTCTCCACCGGTTAGCCTGAGAAACATAAGGATGCCAAGTGCTCCCAGCTACAAGGCTGGAGAAAAG ATTGCAACACGGAAAGCATACGGGATGGCTTTGGCCAAGCTGGGCCGCTACAATGAACGAGTTGTGGTCCTTGATGGAGACACCAACAACCTCACGTACTCAGAGATCTTCAAGAATGAGCATCCCAACCGCTTTATCGAGTGCTACATTGCTCAGCAGAACATG GTCAGTGTTGCAATGGGATGTGCGGCCCGTGACAGGAACATTGTGTTTGCCAGCACTCTTGCTTCCTTGTTTACCCGAGCCTACGACCAGCTACGTATGGCAGCCATCTCAGAAAGCAACATCAACCTGTGTGGCTCCCACTGCGGCCTGTCCACTG GGGAGGAAGGCCCCTCTCTGATGAGTCTAGAGGACATTGCTATGATCAGGGCCCTTCCCACAGCGACCATTTTCTATCCCAGTGACGGTGTGTCAACAGAGAAGGCTGTGGAACTGGCTGCAATCACGAAG GGTGTTTCCTACATCCGAACAAGCCGCCAAGATAATGCCATCATTTATAACAGCAACGAGGACTTCCATGTTGGACAGGCTAAG GTGGTGTACCAGAGCAAGGAGGACCAGGTGACTGTGGTGGCAGCTGGAGTGACTTTGCATGAGGCCCTGGCTGCAGCTGAACATTTAAAGAAAG AGAGGATCTCAGTCAGGGTTATTGACCCCTTCACAATTAAACCACTGGATGTCAAAACCATCATTGACCACACGCGTGCCACCAGAGGACGAATCCTCACCGTAGAGGACCATTACTATGAAG GTGGCCTCGGGGAGGCAGTGTGCTCAGCAATGGTCAATGAATCTGGCTTCAATCTGCATCGTTTGGCTGTGTCTCACGTTCCTCGGAGTGGCAAACCACACGAGCTGCTTAAGATCTATGGCATTGACCGTGATGCCATTGCTCAGGCAATTCGCAAGATGCTGAGCAGCTCTACCAATGCGAAATAA
- the LOC113130057 gene encoding protein bicaudal D homolog 2-like produces MEEQEYAEAVLVTEAGPQWLRAEVERLTRELRETTQEKIQAAEYGLAVLEEKQQLKQQLDELETEHEAVRQELDQLKEAFGQAYSTHRKVAADGESREESLILESASKEALYQQKVLELQNELRQTKASLTSAQAENDRMSSVALEMRENSELAELQRSQLRDDIREYKVREARLLQDYSELEEENISLQKQVSVLRQNQVEFEGLKHEIRRLEEDSQCLHSQLEEAMRLREIAERQLTEALETIKTEREQKAALRKELSHYMTIGGSVYDSSFSISIDNLKLHEDPSTIGEPDNNDLIRGFENGLFKTGDGDDNRGAVNKRGEAFKPAPSLVDDLLSELNISEIQKLKQQLVQVEREKVALISSLQESQKQLEQAYGTVSEQKETVNRLTENLNAMRKLQASKERHSALDSEKDRDSHDDGDYYELDINGPEILQCKYTVAVSEAEELRQELKTLRAQYQQCHTQYEEERVQLESDVQDLRSRLASLEKISQADKAEVARLEKELRLVSAAAGESLGSLNVAQDELIAFSEELANLYNHVCMCNNETPNRVMLDYYKEGKAIIRRGHEGKEHQSSVLITNGLITETEPGKSDSSSTTVAPEHRSESMNIYNLVAIIRDQIRHLQQAVDRTTELSRQRLANLELSTVADKDKEACMEEILKLKSLLSTKREQIATLRAVLKANKQTAEVALANLKSKYDSEKAMVTETMMKLRNELKALKEDAATFSSLRAMFATRCDEYVTQLDDMQRQLAAAEDEKKTLNSLLRMAIQQKLALTQRLEDLEFDHEQARRNSATAVGGKGKTKGKGASSSHY; encoded by the exons ATGGAGGAGCAGGAATATGCCGAGGCGGTTCTGGTGACAGAGGCCGGGCCGCAGTGGCTCCGAGCAGAGGTCGAGCGTCTGACCCGGGAGCTGCGAGAAACGACCCAAGAGAAGATCCAGGCGGCGGAGTACGGGCTGGCGGTGCTGGAGGAGAAACAAcagctgaagcagcagcttgATGAGCTGGAGACAGAACACGAGGCGGTTCGACAGGAGCTGGATCAGCTGAAGGAG GCCTTTGGACAAGCTTACTCAACTCACAGGAAGGTGGCAGCAGATGGGGAAAGCAGGGAAGAGTCACTGATCCTGGAATCTGCCAGTAAGGAGGCTCTCTACCAGCAGAAGGTTCTAGAGTTGCAGAATGAGCTGCGGCAGACCAAAGCCTCCCTCACCAGTGCACAGGCTGAAAATGACCGCATGTCCTCTGTTGCCCTGGAGATGAGAGAG AATTCAGAGCTTGCGGAGCTGCAGCGCAGTCAGCTGCGTGATGACATCCGAGAGTACAAGGTGCGAGAAGCTCGTCTGCTCCAGGACTACAGcgagctggaggaggagaacatTTCTCTTCAGAAACAAGTGTCTGTGCTGAGACAGAACCAG GTGGAATTTGAAGGTCTGAAGCACGAGATCCGCCGTCTGGAGGAGGACTCCCAGTGTCTGCACAGTCAGCTGGAGGAAGCCATGCGCCTCAGAGAAATTGCTGAGCGACAGCTGACGGAAGCATTAGAGACGATTAAAACAGAGCGTGAGCAGAAGGCCGCCCTGCGCAAGGAGCTCTCCCACTATATGACGATTGGTGGCTCCGTATATGACAGCTCTTTTAGTATCTCCATCGACAACCTGAAACTCCATGAGGATCCATCCACCATCGGTGAGCCTGACAACAACGATCTAATCAGAGGCTTTGAAAACGGCTTGTTTAAGACAGGTGACGGTGATGACAACAGAGGTGCTGTGAACAAAAGAGGAGAGGCCTTTAAGCCGGCCCCTAGCCTGGTGGACGACCTCCTCAGTGAGCTCAACATCTCTGAGATCCAAAAACTTAAACAGCAGCTTGTACAG gTGGAACGTGAGAAAGTGGCCCTGATCAGTTCACTGCAGGAGAGCCAGAAGCAGCTAGAACAGGCCTATGGGACTGTGTCAGAGCAAAAAGAAACTGTTAACAGGCTGACTGAGAACCTCAACGCAATGAGAAAACTTCAGGCCAGTAAGGAGCGCCACTCTGCCCTCGACAGTGAAAAAGACAGGGACAGCCATGATGATGGAGATTATTATGAGCTGGACATCAATGGACCAGAGATCCTGCAGTGTAAATACACTGTGGCGGTGTCTGAAGCTGAGGAGCTGAGGCAGGAGCTGAAAACACTGAGGGCACAGTATCAGCAGTGTCACACCCAGTATGAAGAAGAGCGCGTGCAGCTGGAGAGTGATGTCCAGGATCTGAGGTCGAGGTTGGCGTCACTTGAGAAGATCAGCCAAGCAGATAAAGCGGAGGTAGCTCGTCTGGAGAAGGAGCTTCGTCTGGTCAGCGCGGCTGCAGGAGAATCACTCGGTAGCCTTAATGTGGCCCAGGATGAGCTCATAGCTTTCAGTGAAGAACTGGCCAATCTCTACAaccatgtgtgcatgtgcaacaATGAGACTCCTAACCGTGTTATGCTTGATTACTACAAGGAAGGCAAGGCCATTATTAGAAGGGGGCATGAAGGGAAGGAGCACCAGTCTTCTGTACTTATCACTAATGGGCTAATCACAGAGACTGAACCTGGAAAGTCAGActccagcagcaccacagtTGCCCCAGAGCACCGCTCAGAATCCATGAACATCTATAACCTTGTAGCCATCATCAGGGACCAGATCCGCCACTTGCAGCAGGCAGTGGACCGCACCACAGAGCTATCACGCCAGAGACTTGCCAACCTGGAGCTGAGCACAGTggcagacaaagacaaagaagcTTGTATGGAAGAAATCCTCAAACTGAAGTCCCTGCTAAGCACCAAAAGGGAGCAGATCGCCACTCTCAGAGCTGTGCTAAAGGCCAATAAACAG ACGGCTGAGGTTGCTCTGGCAAATCTGAAGAGTAAGTATGACAGTGAGAAGGCCATGGTGACTGAGACAATGATGAAACTCCGTAACGAACTCAAGGCTCTGAAAGAGGATGCTGCTACATTCTCCTCTCTGCGAGCCATGTTTGCTACAAG ATGTGATGAGTATGTGACCCAGCTGGATGACATGCAAAGGCAGCTGGCTGCAGCTGAGGATGAGAAGAAGACTCTGAATTCCCTGTTACGCATGGCCATTCAGCAGAAACTGGCCTTAACACAGCGGCTGGAGGACTTGGAGTTTGACCATGAACAGGCACGTCGCAACAGTGCCACAGCGGTGGGAGGCAAGGGCAAAACAAAGGGCAAGGGAGCCTCTTCCAGTCATTAT